A window of the Serinus canaria isolate serCan28SL12 chromosome 20, serCan2020, whole genome shotgun sequence genome harbors these coding sequences:
- the TAF4 gene encoding transcription initiation factor TFIID subunit 4, whose translation MAAGSDLLDEVFLNTEVDEKVVSDLVGSLESQLAASGHHHQHHKAQEPLRAAGGLLGNHVVSSSSSSSSPSPSPGGVVVGGNANAQTESSSGSKMGLSAPEITKAGAGGVQGGVINHNTRSQTSALDGATTTSTSTTTAAAGGSEVTAAPGTLSQGKSVVISTMATALSTRNGKIGTTTVQTLNGSNVVMNSHHTGSAAFSGTPVTANPAPAPAVAPLVNNGPGSVGKGNAVNAVLPSASNTVIQTSFLNTAVSSASSSSPTVISSQPPPSVGTGAPTVTLVRPPIHTAGPTVVAAGAATQNGSNTVINSTISVGSFPAVATATVGSGVSLQTSLVNSQSGSSVPAASATQVIKSESPKTIVQAVSQQQTLATAGQPSTTGGNMIIGQTMQAGLSNVAPNPGGIPPAAPGTPTGMAKGTANTVAQSLPRTPTPTTSGIRATLTPTVLAPRLPQPPQNPTNIQNFQLPPGMVLVRSENGQLLMIPQQALAQMQAQAHAQSQPQNTLTPRPATPTSAPPVQISTVQAPGTPIIARQVTPTTIIKQVSQAQTTVQPTTTLQRPPVVQPQIVLGGTAQTTTLGTATAVQTGTPQRTVQGTTATSTAATETMENVKKCKNFLSTLIKLASSGKQSSETAANVKELVQNLLDGKIEPEDFTSRLYRELNSSPQPYLVPFLKRSLPALRQLTPDSAAFIQQSQQQQPTTQATIATIPSAAAVLLSSSVQRTAGKATATVTSTLQQPVISLTQPTQVGVSKQGQSTPLVIQQSQKAGALIRPPQVTLTQTPMVALRQPHSRIMLTTPQIQLNQLQTVPVVKPAVLPGNKAIATVSTQVAAAQKNKLKEPGGGSFRDDDDINDVASMAGVNLSEESARILATNSELVGTLTRSCKDETFLFPAPLQRRILEIGKKHGITEIHPDVVSYVSHATQQRLQNLVEKLSETAQQRNISYKDDERYEQASDVRAQLKFFEQLDQIEKQRKDEQEREILMRAAKSRSRQEDPEQLRLKQKAKEMQQQELAQMRQRDANLTALAAIGPRKKRKVDSPGSGSGTEGSGSSAAVPGSSGVGTTRQFTRQRITRVNLRDLIFCLENERETSHSLLLYKAFLK comes from the exons ATGGCGGCGGGCTCGGATCTGCTGGATGAGGTTTTCCTGAACACGGAGGTGGATGAGAAGGTGGTGAGCGACCTGGTGGGCTCCCTGGAGTCCCAGCTGGCGGCCTCCggccaccaccaccagcaccacaAGGCGCAGGAGCCCCTGAGGGCCgctggggggctgctggggaaccatgttgtgagcagcagcagtagcagcagcagccctagccccagccctggaggagtAGTAGTAGGAGGCAATGCTAATGCCcaaacagagagcagcagcggcagcaAGATGGGACTGAGTGCCCCAGAGATCACAAAAGCAG gggcaggaggagtgCAGGGGGGTGTTATTAATCATAACACCAGGTCCCAGACTTCAGCTCTGGATGGAGCCACCACAACGagcaccagcaccaccactgcagcagcaggaggttcggaagtcactgctgctccagggaccCTCAGTCAGGGCAAATCGGTGGTTATCAGCACCATGGCAACTGCCTTGTCCACCAGGAATGGCAAGATTGGGACCACGACAGTGCAGACTTTGAATGGGAGTAACGTGGTGATGAACTCTCACCACACAGGAAGTGCTGCTTTCTCTGGGACTCCTGTGACTGCCAACCCCGCTCCTGCACCTGCTGTTGCCCCTCTCGTTAACAATGGACCCGGATCCGTGGGGAAAGGAAACGCTGTTAATGCTGTTTTACCCTCAGCTTCTAACACTGTCATCCAGACTTCTTTCCTTAATACTGCTGTGTCctctgcatcctcctcctcGCCCACAGTGATCTCCTCGCAGCCACCGCCGAGCGTTGGCACCGGGGCGCCCACGGTAACGCTGGTGAGGCCCCCCATCCACACAGCAGGACCCACGGTGGTTGCAGCTGGTGCAGCCACTCAGAACGGGAGCAATACTGTGATCAATTCAACCATCAGTGTGGggagttttcctgctgttgcCACAGCCACTGTGGGATCTGGAGTTTCCCTTCAGACGTCACTTGTGAACAGCCAGTCTGGTTCCAGTGTGCCAGCAGCTTCTGCCACACAGGTCATCAAATCTGAGTCTCCTAAAACTATAGTCCAGGCAGTATCCCAACAGCAGACGTTGGCTACTGCTGGCCAGCCCAGTACTACAGGGGGTAACATGATTATTGGGCAAACTATGCAAGCTGGGCTCTCCAATGTTGCTCCCAATCCTGGTGGGAtacctcctgcagctcctggcacccCCACAGGAATGGCTAAAGGCACTGCCAATACAGTGGCACAAAGTCTGCCAAGGACTCCAACACCAACTACGAGTGGAATCAGAGCAACTTTGACTCCTACAGTTTTAGCACCTCGTTTGCCTCAGCCACCTCAGAATCCAACTAACATTCAGAATTTTCAGTTACCACCAG GCATGGTCCTGGTGCGCAGTGAGAACGGGCAGCTGCTGATGATCCCCCagcaagccctggcacagatgcAGGCCCAGGCACACGCCCAGTCTCAGCCTCAGAACACTCTGACTCCTCGTCCTGCTACACCTACCAGTGCACCCCCAGTGCAGATATCCACAGTGCAG gctCCAGGAACACCCATTATTGCACGACAGGTGACACCAACTACTATCATCAAGCAAGTGTCTCAGGCTCAAACAACAGTGCAACCCACGACAACGCTACAGCGGCCCCCGGTTGTGCAA CCTCAGATTGTTCTGGGTGGTACTGCACAAACAACCACGTTGGGGACAGCAACAGCTGTACAAACTGGAACTCCTCAGAGAACAGTGCAAGGGACAACGGCCACCTCCACTGCTGCCACA GAAACTatggaaaatgtgaagaaatgcaaaaactTTCTGTCCACATTAATAAAACTGGCATCATCTGGAAAACAGTCCTCAGAGACTGCGGCTAATGTGAAGGAATTAGTACAGAATCTGCTG gaTGGAAAAATTGAACCAGAAGACTTTACCAGTAGGCTCTACAGAGAACTTAATTCTTCACCTCAACCTTACCTTGTGCCTTTCCTGAAG AGGAGTTTACCTGCCTTGAGACAGTTAACACCAGACTCTGCAGCTTTCAttcagcagagccagcagcagcagcccacgACGCAGGCGACGATAGCCACGATCCCGTCGGCGGCGGCcgtgctgctgagctcctcgGTGCAGCGCACGGCGGGCAAGgccactgccactgtcaccagTACCCTCCAGCAACCCGTCATCAGCCTCACTCAGCCCACACAAGTTGGTGTCAGTAAACAAGGGCAGTCCACGCCACTG GTTATTCAACAGTCTCAAAAAGCTGGGGCATTGATAAGGCCTCCACAAGTAACGTTGACACAGACACCCATGGTGGCATTGCGGCAACCACACAGTCGCATTATGCTCACCACTCCTCAAATCCAACTGAATCAACTTCAGACAG TACCTGTGGTAAAACCAGCAGTATTACCTGGAAACAAAGCTATTGCCACTGTTTCGACACAAGTAGCTGCTGCTCAGAAGAATAAACTGAAAGAACCTGGGGGAGGCTCTTTTAG GGATGATGATGACATTAATGATGTTGCATCAATGGCTGGAGTCAACCTGTCAGAAGAAAGTGCTCGGATATTGGCAACAAACTCTGAGCTCGTGGGCACATTAACAAGGTCCTGTAAAGACGAAAccttccttttcccagcacCTTTACAAAGAAGGATATTAGAAATCG GTAAAAAACACGGAATAACAGAAATCCATCCTGATGTAGTTAGCTATGTATCACATGCTACACAACAAAGACTACAAAACCTCGTGGAAAAACTATCAGAGACTGCTCAACAAAGGAATATTTCCTACAAG gATGATGAAAGATATGAACAAGCAAGTGACGTTCGGGCGCAGCTCAAGTTCTTTGAACAACTTGATCAAATAGAGAAGCAGCGTAAAGATGAACAAGAAAGGGAAATTTTAATGCGCGCAGCAAAG TCTCGATCTCGACAAGAAGATCCAGAGCAGCTTAGGTTGAAACAGAAGGCCAAGGAG ATGCAGCAGCAAGAGCTAGCCCAGATGAGACAGAGGGATGCCAACCTGACTGCGTTAGCTGCCATCGGtcccaggaagaaaaggaaagtagATTCCCCAGGATCTGGATCAGGGACAGAG